One region of Epilithonimonas zeae genomic DNA includes:
- a CDS encoding helix-turn-helix domain-containing protein: MDKLNFLEVIAAIAVFVSLLLAVFLLTVKTERKLENRLFAAFLIINAIDISGLFMHLFTDSYNLKAFKISAYLLVMPLFYLYVNAVCYSDFTLKRKHLLHLIPFIVANLILVPRLFMAEGAAKELFFKDMWHSPEMFFYQAIAELQYFFYIVGVFLILKKYKKIYLENYTDPNTLSYKWLSQLTKIFLFIHLCIIIKNIVRYTQDRDLFIWLNIVAGTVFLLTACWFILKALNHPELFRRIDSTLKPTENFVETPKTENKTDDTKNFQIEQLRNFMVEKEPFLEPSLTIQELANQVKIPVRDLSVLINQHINQHFFDFVNEYRIKKAMTILKDPTKRELTVLEILYEVGFNSKSSFHTSFKKYTNQTPTEFRNN; this comes from the coding sequence ATGGATAAACTCAATTTTCTGGAAGTTATTGCTGCGATTGCCGTTTTTGTATCGCTGCTGCTTGCCGTATTTTTATTAACGGTAAAGACAGAAAGAAAACTGGAAAACAGATTATTTGCAGCATTCCTTATCATTAATGCCATTGATATCAGCGGACTTTTTATGCATCTTTTTACAGATAGCTATAATCTGAAAGCTTTCAAAATATCTGCCTATTTATTGGTAATGCCTCTTTTTTATCTGTACGTTAATGCCGTTTGTTACTCTGATTTCACCTTAAAAAGAAAGCATTTACTGCATCTTATTCCGTTTATTGTTGCCAATTTAATTTTAGTTCCAAGACTTTTTATGGCAGAAGGAGCTGCTAAAGAGTTGTTCTTTAAAGATATGTGGCATTCCCCTGAAATGTTTTTTTATCAGGCAATCGCAGAACTGCAATATTTCTTTTATATCGTTGGTGTATTTCTTATCCTTAAAAAATACAAGAAGATCTACCTTGAAAACTACACCGATCCAAACACTTTATCATACAAATGGCTGTCTCAGCTTACAAAGATTTTCTTATTCATCCACTTATGTATTATCATAAAAAACATCGTAAGATACACGCAGGATAGGGATTTATTTATCTGGTTGAATATTGTTGCCGGAACAGTTTTTTTATTAACTGCGTGTTGGTTTATTTTAAAAGCATTAAATCATCCTGAGCTTTTTCGAAGAATTGATTCTACCTTAAAACCAACAGAAAATTTTGTTGAAACTCCGAAAACTGAGAATAAAACCGATGACACAAAAAATTTTCAAATCGAACAGCTCAGAAATTTTATGGTTGAAAAAGAACCCTTTTTAGAACCGTCACTAACGATTCAGGAATTGGCAAATCAGGTAAAAATTCCAGTTCGAGATTTGTCTGTTTTAATTAATCAACATATCAATCAGCACTTTTTTGATTTCGTGAATGAATATCGCATCAAAAAAGCAATGACCATTCTAAAAGACCCCACAAAAAGAGAATTAACCGTTTTAGAAATCTTATATGAAGTAGGTTTCAATTCAAAATCTTCTTTCCATACCTCTTTTAAAAAATATACGAATCAAACACCAACAGAATTCAGAAACAATTGA
- the fucP gene encoding L-fucose:H+ symporter permease, with protein MNTAKFTEKKYVVVLAFVISLFFFWAIALTMGDVLNKHFQNVLNISKSKSGLVQLSIFGAYALMGIPAGLFMKKFGYKKGVILGLSLFALGSFLFIPAANQMSFDFFRIALFVLAMGMATLETVAHPFVAALGNEKTSDQRVNFAQSFNGLGAIIGPLLGGYFIFGKSGLDDNSLDSVKDLYTWIGVVILTITIIFSFIKVPSLKDPHAEDIQISESENGVEASVSDPHAPLWKQRHFIFAVIAQFFNIAAQGGTWAYFINYGVEKMHLPEIQASYYFSLSMAMMMIGRFVGTFLMKFIAPNKLLAIFTACNIVLCLIISQSFGWASFISLILLNLFLSVMYPTIFSLGLKRLGSKVPQASSFLVMAMFGGAIFPPLMGKIAEKDIAHAYLLPIVCYAVILLFALKFYKPKTLK; from the coding sequence ATGAATACTGCAAAATTTACAGAAAAGAAATATGTTGTCGTACTGGCATTTGTGATTTCATTATTCTTCTTTTGGGCGATTGCTTTAACGATGGGTGATGTTCTGAACAAACATTTCCAGAATGTTTTGAATATCTCCAAATCAAAATCCGGTCTTGTACAACTTTCAATCTTCGGAGCGTATGCTTTAATGGGAATTCCGGCGGGATTGTTTATGAAAAAATTTGGTTACAAAAAGGGTGTGATTCTAGGATTATCATTATTTGCGCTCGGTTCTTTTCTCTTCATTCCCGCTGCAAATCAGATGTCATTTGACTTTTTCAGAATCGCACTTTTCGTTTTGGCGATGGGAATGGCAACCTTGGAAACGGTTGCTCACCCTTTTGTAGCAGCATTAGGAAATGAAAAAACGAGTGATCAAAGAGTAAATTTCGCTCAGTCTTTCAATGGTTTGGGTGCAATTATAGGTCCGCTTTTGGGAGGTTATTTTATCTTCGGAAAGTCTGGTCTGGATGATAATTCGTTGGATTCTGTGAAAGATCTTTACACCTGGATTGGCGTTGTGATTTTGACCATCACTATTATTTTTTCTTTTATTAAAGTTCCAAGTCTGAAAGATCCTCACGCCGAAGATATTCAGATTTCTGAGAGCGAAAATGGAGTAGAAGCTTCAGTTTCAGACCCGCACGCGCCACTTTGGAAACAAAGACATTTTATATTTGCTGTTATTGCACAGTTTTTTAACATTGCTGCACAAGGTGGAACCTGGGCATATTTCATCAATTATGGTGTTGAGAAAATGCATCTTCCGGAGATTCAGGCTTCGTATTATTTTTCTCTAAGTATGGCGATGATGATGATCGGACGTTTTGTAGGTACATTTTTAATGAAATTCATTGCTCCGAATAAACTTCTTGCAATTTTCACCGCTTGTAATATTGTATTATGTTTAATTATTTCACAAAGTTTCGGTTGGGCATCTTTCATTAGTTTAATATTATTAAATCTCTTCCTAAGTGTAATGTATCCTACTATTTTCAGCCTTGGATTGAAACGATTAGGCAGCAAAGTTCCGCAGGCATCTTCTTTTCTTGTGATGGCAATGTTTGGTGGCGCTATATTTCCTCCTTTGATGGGAAAAATTGCTGAGAAAGATATTGCACACGCTTATCTTCTTCCAATTGTTTGTTATGCTGTAATTCTATTATTTGCTTTGAAATTTTACAAGCCAAAGACACTTAAATAA
- a CDS encoding alpha/beta fold hydrolase: MDTLLNVEIGGIKQAIEIKTDDANKPILLFLSGGPGSSMMKNADSFTNILKNKFTIVQWDQRDAGKTLELNPSPIQPSVELMGKDTYEVINFLLKKLNHKKLYLLGSSWGNALGFYIVRNHPELLHAYYAVNPVISQLASEKELLKTLKIYFKDNSVAMEELSKVHFPFSNDESMFYLRKWLFYKDGKQYVTSDDFKKGFLQWSKTWSPAWNEVLKIDLPKTLNKVNCPLYFLVGKNDIQTLTSITQEYYEQLKAPKKDLFLFENSGHQIHKDEAEKFQNIIVETVN, from the coding sequence ATGGACACTCTCCTAAATGTAGAAATTGGTGGAATAAAACAAGCCATAGAAATCAAAACTGATGATGCTAATAAACCAATTCTGCTATTTTTATCAGGCGGTCCCGGAAGTTCAATGATGAAAAATGCGGATTCTTTCACCAATATTTTAAAGAATAAATTTACGATTGTTCAATGGGACCAAAGAGATGCGGGAAAAACATTAGAATTAAATCCTTCACCCATTCAGCCGTCAGTAGAACTTATGGGAAAAGATACTTATGAGGTTATTAATTTCCTGCTCAAGAAACTGAATCACAAAAAGCTTTATCTGTTAGGCAGCTCTTGGGGAAATGCTTTAGGATTTTATATTGTTAGAAATCATCCCGAATTATTGCACGCATATTATGCTGTCAATCCTGTAATAAGCCAACTTGCGAGTGAGAAAGAATTGCTTAAAACATTAAAAATTTATTTTAAAGACAACTCTGTTGCTATGGAAGAATTGTCAAAAGTACATTTTCCTTTTTCTAATGACGAATCTATGTTTTACTTAAGAAAGTGGCTTTTTTATAAAGATGGTAAGCAATATGTAACAAGTGACGATTTCAAAAAAGGCTTTCTTCAATGGTCAAAAACCTGGTCTCCTGCGTGGAATGAAGTACTGAAAATTGATTTACCAAAAACTTTAAATAAAGTCAATTGTCCGCTTTATTTTCTGGTTGGTAAAAACGATATTCAGACATTAACTTCCATTACACAAGAATATTACGAGCAATTGAAAGCACCCAAAAAAGATTTATTTTTATTTGAAAACTCGGGGCATCAAATCCATAAGGATGAAGCTGAAAAGTTTCAAAACATAATCGTTGAAACAGTGAATTAA
- a CDS encoding LacI family DNA-binding transcriptional regulator, producing MKRASIKDIARIAGVSVATVSYVLNKKEGQRISEDTKKKIFEIAETINYTPNKIARSLQNNKSKLLGLIVADISNDFYSSIARSLEDRALKLGYTLIIGSSDENAEKFEKLIDLFSQQQVDGIIVAPVADSEVSLQKLLDKNYPLVTIDRYLKGINVPGVILNNREIAESTTSYLLEKDFDEIIYLGYDTKLPHLLDRKTGFETSIADSGKKVNTKYIAVGLENITEEIQSKLELSLGQNPKNTALYFSSNKLAVAGLAYLVKNNIKVPEQVSVLAFDETEAYKLFPSEITYVKQPLEEMADEAIKLLDIQINQYTSTAKKIILSGQLIIKNSIK from the coding sequence ATGAAACGAGCATCGATTAAAGACATTGCCAGAATTGCCGGAGTTTCCGTAGCAACAGTTTCGTATGTTCTGAACAAGAAAGAAGGACAGAGAATTAGTGAGGACACCAAGAAAAAAATTTTTGAAATAGCTGAAACGATTAACTATACTCCAAATAAGATTGCCAGAAGCTTACAGAATAATAAAAGTAAATTATTAGGACTGATTGTAGCAGATATTTCCAATGATTTTTATTCCAGCATTGCCAGAAGTTTAGAAGACAGAGCTTTGAAACTTGGTTATACTTTAATTATCGGAAGCTCTGATGAAAATGCAGAAAAGTTTGAAAAACTGATCGACCTATTTTCCCAACAACAGGTTGATGGGATTATTGTTGCACCAGTCGCCGATTCGGAAGTTAGTCTGCAGAAATTATTAGATAAAAATTATCCTTTGGTCACAATCGACAGATATCTTAAAGGCATCAATGTTCCTGGTGTTATATTGAATAATAGAGAGATTGCGGAAAGTACAACATCTTATCTATTAGAAAAGGATTTTGACGAGATTATCTATTTAGGTTATGATACAAAATTGCCTCATCTTTTGGATAGAAAAACGGGTTTTGAGACAAGTATTGCAGATTCAGGGAAAAAAGTAAATACCAAATATATAGCTGTGGGTCTGGAGAATATTACGGAAGAAATTCAGTCTAAACTTGAACTGTCTTTAGGACAAAATCCAAAAAATACAGCACTTTATTTTTCAAGTAACAAACTTGCAGTTGCCGGTCTTGCTTATCTTGTTAAAAACAATATCAAAGTTCCTGAACAGGTTTCTGTACTTGCTTTTGATGAAACGGAAGCTTATAAATTATTCCCTTCAGAGATTACTTATGTGAAACAACCATTAGAAGAAATGGCAGATGAAGCTATCAAATTGCTCGATATTCAAATCAATCAATATACTTCTACTGCAAAAAAAATAATTCTTTCCGGACAGCTTATCATTAAAAATTCTATAAAATAA
- a CDS encoding carbohydrate kinase family protein, with amino-acid sequence MNNNKSYTVCFGEVLWDIFPAGSRAGGAPFNVAYNLDKMGVDVQMISKVGNDELGNELLNQIKNWNISTDFIQVDNEKPTGTVIANFDEHREAHYDIVDDVAWDYIKVSPEQKELIQNSDAFVFGSLVARNEESKKTLLELIELSKFRVFDVNFRPPFIDFDLIKVLLQKADLVKMNKAELRTIIEFLGEEYIDEDNSIKQIQKHFDLNEIVLTKGSKGARYFVGDKSYNFSAVPIEVNDTVGSGDSFLAGFLSKRIQGKLPEEIMKQAVSLGAFITSKSGACPDYTYEEFKSFREEHYGQTI; translated from the coding sequence ATGAATAATAATAAATCTTACACCGTATGTTTTGGAGAGGTTCTCTGGGACATTTTTCCAGCCGGATCACGAGCGGGTGGTGCGCCTTTCAATGTGGCTTACAATCTTGACAAAATGGGAGTCGATGTTCAAATGATCAGTAAAGTCGGGAATGATGAATTGGGAAATGAACTTCTAAATCAAATCAAAAACTGGAATATCTCCACAGATTTTATTCAGGTTGATAATGAAAAGCCAACAGGAACGGTCATTGCAAATTTTGATGAACACCGAGAAGCACATTATGATATTGTAGATGATGTAGCTTGGGATTATATCAAAGTTTCGCCGGAACAAAAAGAATTGATTCAAAATTCTGATGCTTTTGTTTTTGGAAGTCTGGTTGCAAGAAACGAAGAATCAAAAAAAACACTTTTGGAATTGATAGAGCTTTCCAAATTCAGAGTATTTGATGTCAATTTCCGTCCGCCCTTTATCGATTTTGATTTGATTAAAGTTTTACTTCAAAAAGCAGATCTTGTAAAAATGAACAAAGCAGAATTAAGAACCATAATCGAGTTTCTCGGAGAAGAATACATTGATGAAGATAACAGCATCAAACAAATTCAAAAACATTTTGACCTGAATGAGATCGTACTTACAAAAGGAAGCAAAGGTGCAAGATATTTTGTCGGAGATAAAAGTTACAATTTTTCAGCAGTTCCGATAGAAGTTAACGATACAGTTGGAAGCGGCGACTCTTTTCTTGCCGGCTTTTTATCAAAAAGAATTCAGGGGAAATTACCTGAAGAGATTATGAAACAGGCTGTTTCTCTTGGCGCTTTCATTACTTCGAAATCAGGCGCTTGTCCGGATTATACTTACGAAGAATTCAAATCTTTCCGCGAAGAACATTACGGTCAAACTATTTAA